In a genomic window of Allomeiothermus silvanus DSM 9946:
- a CDS encoding lectin-like domain-containing protein: MKRILALFLCSGLALAQFPISESFMNSSAPGWVIGGDAQLTSGNPDPVGQGWLRLTNNTNNQKGYAYYDTAFPSSLGVRLEFDFLAWGGSGGNRGADGISVFLFDGSTSNFQIGDFGGALGYCQGYAGNPGGLRNAYVGIAFDEWGNFSNPGDRCPNGGPGQRPDSVAIRGPGNGNTGYAYLTGTGNRLDGTSLVGTSIDYESPASKRPKSSDYYRRARVDLLPVGGVYQITVYLATSQSGIFTQVLGPYTMPSPPPPTLKIGFAGSTGGSTNYHEIRNLSITTLTVPADLKVTKTGPATAAPGGSISYTVTVQNVGPNPLSGASFSDTVPAAITGVNWSCAGSGGASCASASGSGNAISTTLNLPLGSSVTFTIMGTVSPSAAGQTLTNTASAYPPANYGDTNPADNSSSASTQVGGFIVSGRVYQDLQPNGVREPSEDWSGGPTVYVKLLQGSSVAAVQTVGSGMGAYSFANVLPGSYTLILDDNPSTSDLTPTPPAGWLFVNPAGSRSLSVGTSSIGGQDFGLFNGSRVSGRVFYDDGEAGGTANNALQDGGERGVPSVTVSANQGPNTRTALTDTSGDYTLWLPASLFSTGNLTLSHPQNPATGSNVGGSSASLASSFADPAARQRTLTFVSGQSYAGYNFGVVREGRLYPSGSGQAPSPGTITYSHFYRPGTLGTVTLSQSGGGFTYQARLDANCNGQFDPGEAFQSLPFSFSVGSSWPREADGSLRACALELRVIIPAGKPQGSIDLVQLGSVLVWASNPSVTDSRTLTDTTTVQAPGELTLSKQVRNCGALTNPNGSCSASFATSISGKPGEVLEYCIAYRNQGTQAVTQVVITDPIPFFSAYVTGSLRLNGTILTDGADADAGEVSSGLVVVRVGSVSAGGQGEVCYRVKIL, translated from the coding sequence ATGAAGCGCATCCTAGCCCTCTTCTTGTGCAGCGGGTTGGCCTTGGCCCAGTTTCCCATCAGCGAGAGTTTCATGAATAGCAGCGCCCCGGGGTGGGTGATCGGCGGCGATGCCCAACTGACCTCGGGTAACCCGGACCCCGTGGGCCAAGGCTGGTTGCGGCTGACCAATAACACCAACAATCAAAAGGGTTATGCCTACTACGACACGGCGTTTCCCTCGAGCCTGGGGGTGCGGCTCGAGTTCGACTTTCTGGCCTGGGGCGGTAGCGGGGGCAACCGGGGCGCCGATGGTATATCGGTATTTCTCTTTGACGGCAGCACCAGCAACTTCCAGATCGGCGACTTCGGCGGGGCCTTGGGCTACTGCCAGGGTTACGCTGGCAACCCGGGGGGCTTGCGGAATGCCTACGTGGGCATCGCCTTCGACGAGTGGGGGAATTTCTCCAACCCTGGCGACCGCTGCCCCAACGGCGGCCCCGGCCAGCGGCCCGACTCGGTAGCCATCCGCGGCCCCGGCAACGGGAATACCGGCTACGCCTACCTCACCGGCACCGGCAACCGGCTCGATGGTACCAGCCTGGTCGGGACCAGCATCGACTATGAAAGTCCCGCCTCCAAACGGCCAAAGTCGTCTGACTACTACCGCCGGGCGCGGGTGGACCTCCTGCCGGTGGGCGGGGTGTACCAGATCACGGTCTACCTGGCCACCAGCCAAAGCGGAATCTTTACCCAGGTGCTGGGCCCTTACACCATGCCGAGCCCCCCACCCCCCACCTTGAAAATCGGCTTCGCCGGATCCACGGGGGGCTCCACCAACTACCACGAGATCCGCAACCTCTCCATCACCACCCTCACGGTCCCCGCTGACTTGAAGGTGACCAAGACCGGCCCGGCCACCGCAGCTCCTGGGGGAAGCATCAGCTACACCGTGACGGTACAAAACGTGGGACCGAACCCCCTCTCGGGGGCCAGCTTCAGCGACACCGTGCCTGCGGCGATCACCGGGGTGAACTGGAGCTGTGCGGGCTCCGGTGGGGCGAGTTGCGCGAGCGCCTCGGGGAGCGGCAACGCCATCAGCACCACCCTCAACCTTCCCCTCGGTAGCAGCGTCACCTTCACCATCATGGGCACGGTGAGCCCTAGCGCCGCCGGGCAAACCCTCACCAACACCGCCTCGGCCTATCCGCCCGCAAACTACGGCGACACCAACCCCGCCGACAACAGCTCAAGCGCGAGCACCCAGGTGGGCGGCTTCATTGTCTCGGGGCGGGTCTACCAAGACCTACAACCCAACGGGGTGCGCGAACCCTCCGAGGATTGGAGCGGGGGGCCTACCGTCTACGTAAAACTGCTCCAGGGGAGCAGTGTAGCGGCTGTGCAGACGGTGGGTTCAGGTATGGGTGCCTACAGCTTCGCCAATGTCCTCCCCGGAAGCTACACCCTGATCCTCGACGATAACCCCTCTACCTCCGACCTTACCCCCACCCCCCCGGCGGGCTGGCTGTTCGTGAACCCCGCCGGAAGCCGCAGCCTCAGCGTGGGTACTTCGAGCATCGGCGGCCAAGACTTTGGCCTTTTCAACGGCAGCCGGGTCAGCGGGCGGGTTTTCTATGACGATGGCGAAGCGGGGGGTACCGCCAACAACGCCTTACAAGACGGGGGCGAACGCGGCGTGCCGAGTGTGACGGTGAGCGCTAACCAGGGCCCCAACACCCGTACTGCCCTCACCGATACTTCCGGGGACTACACCCTGTGGCTACCGGCCAGCCTCTTCAGCACGGGCAACCTGACCCTCTCGCACCCGCAAAACCCGGCCACCGGCAGCAACGTGGGCGGCTCGAGCGCCAGCCTGGCCTCGAGCTTCGCCGACCCCGCCGCCCGGCAGCGCACCCTCACCTTCGTAAGCGGTCAAAGCTACGCCGGGTACAACTTCGGCGTGGTGCGCGAGGGCCGCCTCTACCCCAGCGGCTCCGGCCAAGCCCCTAGCCCCGGTACCATCACCTATAGCCACTTCTACCGCCCCGGCACCCTGGGAACCGTCACCCTTAGCCAAAGCGGCGGGGGTTTCACCTACCAGGCCCGGCTCGACGCTAACTGCAACGGTCAGTTCGACCCCGGCGAGGCTTTCCAGAGCCTCCCCTTTAGCTTTAGCGTAGGCAGCAGCTGGCCCCGCGAGGCCGACGGCAGCTTGCGGGCCTGTGCCCTCGAGCTACGGGTGATCATCCCCGCCGGGAAGCCCCAAGGCAGCATCGATCTAGTGCAACTCGGCTCGGTTCTGGTATGGGCGAGCAACCCAAGCGTCACCGATAGCCGCACCCTCACCGATACCACCACCGTACAAGCCCCCGGCGAACTCACCCTGAGCAAGCAGGTGCGCAACTGTGGAGCGCTCACAAACCCCAACGGAAGCTGTAGCGCCAGCTTTGCCACCAGTATCAGCGGAAAGCCGGGAGAGGTGCTGGAGTATTGCATCGCTTACCGCAACCAAGGTACCCAGGCCGTGACCCAGGTAGTCATCACCGACCCCATTCCCTTTTTCAGTGCATATGTCACCGGGAGCCTGCGCCTGAACGGTACAATTTTGACTGACGGCGCCGATGCCGATGCCGGGGAAGTCTCCAGCGGTTTGGTCGTGGTTCGCGTCGGGAGTGT